A window from Mycobacteriales bacterium encodes these proteins:
- a CDS encoding AlkA N-terminal domain-containing protein translates to MELEEERCWRAVQSRDPRFDGWFYSAVVTTGIYCRPSCPARPHRVNLRFFRSAAAAQAAGFRACKRCRPDAVPGSPEWNARGDIVARAMRLIADGVVDREGVDGLAKRLGYTTRHVHRMLTEELGAGPQALARAQRAHTARLLLETTSLKMAEVAFAAGFASVRQFNDTVREIYALTPTQVRGPGLDRERRPAGTLTLRLPYRRPLHAGAALGFLAQRAVAGVESCDGAGYARSLALPHGHAVVRLAPTGDHVTATLRLDDVRDLATAVHRARRLLDLDADPVAIDEQLGADPTLSRLVADSPGLRVPGYADPAESAIRAVIGQQVSVAGARTTTARLVTTLGAPLVNPDGGITHAFPTVEALAGVDPDSLPMPRSRGRALHGLAAALADGRICLDPGADRTEAAHRLLALPGIGPWTAAYVALRGLGDPDTFLSTDLGIRRALERLGRPTAAPAVEALSEHWRPWRSYAVMHLWQSLHDLARTPIGAVPA, encoded by the coding sequence GTGGAGCTCGAGGAGGAACGCTGCTGGCGCGCGGTGCAGAGCCGCGACCCGCGGTTCGACGGCTGGTTCTACAGCGCCGTCGTGACGACCGGCATCTACTGTCGGCCGAGCTGCCCGGCCCGGCCGCATCGGGTCAACCTGCGCTTCTTCCGCAGCGCAGCGGCAGCCCAGGCGGCCGGCTTCCGCGCCTGCAAGCGCTGCCGACCCGACGCGGTGCCCGGCTCACCCGAATGGAACGCCCGCGGCGACATCGTCGCCCGCGCCATGCGGCTGATCGCCGACGGCGTCGTCGACCGCGAGGGAGTCGACGGGCTGGCGAAGCGGCTCGGCTACACGACCCGGCACGTGCACCGGATGCTCACGGAAGAGCTGGGTGCGGGTCCGCAGGCACTCGCCCGCGCGCAACGGGCTCACACCGCCCGGCTGCTGCTGGAGACGACGTCGCTGAAGATGGCAGAGGTCGCGTTCGCCGCCGGCTTCGCCAGCGTGCGGCAGTTCAACGACACGGTCCGCGAGATCTACGCCTTGACCCCGACCCAGGTGCGCGGGCCGGGGCTCGATCGCGAACGCCGCCCCGCCGGCACCCTCACGCTGCGGCTGCCCTACCGCCGACCGTTACACGCAGGTGCCGCGCTCGGCTTCCTCGCCCAGCGCGCGGTCGCAGGGGTCGAGAGCTGCGACGGCGCCGGCTATGCGCGCAGCCTCGCGCTGCCGCACGGGCACGCCGTCGTACGGCTCGCGCCGACCGGCGACCACGTCACGGCGACGTTGCGCCTCGACGACGTGCGCGACCTCGCCACGGCCGTCCACCGCGCGCGCCGCCTCCTCGACCTCGACGCGGACCCGGTCGCCATCGACGAGCAGCTCGGCGCCGACCCGACGTTGAGCCGGCTCGTCGCCGACTCGCCCGGCCTGCGCGTCCCGGGTTACGCCGACCCGGCGGAGTCCGCGATCCGCGCGGTGATCGGGCAGCAGGTGTCGGTCGCCGGAGCGCGGACGACGACGGCGCGGCTGGTCACGACGCTCGGCGCGCCACTCGTCAACCCCGACGGTGGCATCACGCACGCGTTCCCGACCGTGGAAGCCCTCGCCGGCGTCGACCCGGACAGCCTGCCGATGCCGCGCTCCCGCGGTCGCGCGCTGCACGGCCTGGCCGCCGCACTCGCCGACGGGCGCATCTGCCTCGATCCCGGGGCCGACCGCACCGAGGCGGCACACCGGCTGCTCGCCCTGCCGGGTATCGGGCCCTGGACCGCGGCCTACGTCGCGCTGCGCGGCCTCGGCGACCCCGACACGTTCCTGTCCACCGACCTCGGCATCCGCCGTGCGCTCGAACGCCTGGGCCGGCCGACCGCCGCTCCCGCCGTGGAGGCGCTCAGCGAGCACTGGCGGCCCTGGCGCTCCTACGCCGTCATGCACCTGTGGCAGTCGCTGCACGACCTTGCCCGCACCCCGATCGGAGCCGTGCCCGCATGA
- a CDS encoding methylated-DNA--[protein]-cysteine S-methyltransferase translates to MTDTHYAMVPSPLGDLLITSDGTALTRLYLPSDRRTPASPDPSWKPVSDAVLTETARQLTAYFAGELTEFDLPLAAAGTEFQHKVWAALCAIPYGTTATYGEIAAKIGAPTASRAVGLANGRNPIAIVVPCHRVIGANGSLTGYAGGLATKQHLLALESGLPLAV, encoded by the coding sequence ATGACCGACACCCACTACGCGATGGTCCCCAGCCCGCTCGGCGACCTCCTCATCACCAGCGACGGCACCGCGCTGACGCGCCTGTACCTGCCGTCGGACCGGCGTACGCCGGCGTCACCGGACCCGTCCTGGAAGCCGGTGTCGGACGCGGTCCTGACCGAGACCGCGCGACAGCTGACGGCCTACTTCGCCGGCGAGCTCACGGAGTTCGACCTGCCGCTCGCCGCGGCCGGCACGGAGTTCCAGCACAAGGTCTGGGCCGCCCTGTGCGCGATCCCCTACGGCACGACCGCGACCTACGGCGAGATCGCCGCGAAGATCGGCGCGCCGACGGCCAGCCGGGCGGTGGGGCTCGCCAACGGCCGCAACCCGATCGCGATCGTGGTGCCGTGCCACCGCGTCATCGGCGCCAACGGGTCGCTCACCGGCTACGCCGGTGGGCTGGCCACGAAGCAGCACCTGCTCGCCTTAGAGTCCGGGCTGCCCCTGGCCGTCTGA
- a CDS encoding class I SAM-dependent methyltransferase, whose amino-acid sequence MDAGVWDERYAASDLVWGSGPNRFVAAELEGLPPGRALDVACGEGRNAIWLAVHGWDVVGVDFSSVGIERARHLAAEAGVADRSSFIVGDVVAGALPPGPYDAVVVAYLQLVASQRRAALSAAAGELAPGGTMLVVAHDSTNLTEGVGGPQDASVLYAADDVVADLAAVSGLVVEKAGRVLRPVQTADGERNAIDVLVRVRRAPGS is encoded by the coding sequence ATGGACGCGGGTGTGTGGGACGAGCGCTATGCCGCGAGCGATCTCGTCTGGGGCAGCGGGCCCAACCGGTTCGTGGCCGCCGAGCTCGAGGGGCTGCCACCGGGCCGGGCCCTGGACGTCGCGTGCGGCGAGGGACGCAACGCGATCTGGCTTGCGGTGCACGGCTGGGACGTGGTCGGCGTGGATTTCTCGTCGGTAGGTATCGAGAGGGCTCGCCACCTCGCCGCGGAAGCGGGCGTCGCGGACCGCAGCTCGTTCATCGTCGGTGACGTCGTCGCGGGTGCGCTTCCCCCCGGGCCTTATGACGCGGTCGTCGTCGCCTATCTGCAGCTCGTGGCGTCGCAGCGGCGTGCGGCGTTGTCAGCCGCCGCTGGGGAGTTGGCGCCGGGCGGCACGATGCTGGTCGTCGCGCACGACAGCACCAACCTGACCGAGGGCGTCGGCGGGCCCCAGGACGCCTCCGTGCTCTACGCGGCCGATGACGTCGTCGCCGATCTCGCTGCGGTCTCCGGGCTCGTTGTCGAAAAGGCCGGTCGCGTCCTGCGGCCGGTGCAGACAGCGGACGGTGAACGCAACGCGATCGACGTGCTCGTCCGCGTGCGTCGTGCGCCGGGCAGCTGA
- a CDS encoding peptidase: MRRLLVAGVALALLPATGAVAATATATATATSQVLPTTARLTGLPGDGPPALYRPETTLPAAHGWPGPESFPRTSGTGRLADGGFFWTDYLYDDHGATTASTGGPSVTAGTPSFGTYTYPSGPASGNGADIFRAAVLLKGDATYWRVDWTTLADPTVPVAEWTFDRDDNAKTGTSTWPAKAGITSAGIDTALVVSSRGAQLIDVASGTATRLPVTVDRAAQSFVVRIPASTLTPNGAWRIRLAAGVADKTGTTFAQPPDATPLQPAVYNVTFRTRAQETPKYNFWDDMAQTQALDQGDVSAFSALIRWSHLAARTTTPEARPTGWSDRWYVSSVDLGPGVRTDPSTIEDGQPNYLGRVQPYGIYVPTTYDAKHPAPLTFLLHSLTQNHNQYAATTPNFVQEACEQRHSICVTTLGRGPDGFYHDYAELDFWQVWHAVASAYALDPERTVLSGYSMGGIGSNQLAMQHPDLYAKSVTLAGGVGNLPALVNLRWVPTYLAGGAEDELVWATTEKAEADALDALGYRYRWMLYPVLDHVVYELADSFADAARYMGDASRVKDPGHVTFRWTPRSEQTSSSNQLSQGGIAWTQRPDLGIGTTGAYWLRDLQARSTASDAQVDAISGARPDAVVTPVRSRTVDPTNAPEPAIVTQLTWRTSARPPATPRLTLHLTNVAALTVLLADAGFKPGTKSVLDVMTDGPTRLRLGTRTVQLAAGHHTLWFTA, from the coding sequence ATGAGACGTCTGCTCGTCGCCGGCGTGGCCCTCGCCCTGCTGCCCGCCACCGGCGCCGTGGCTGCGACTGCGACTGCGACTGCGACTGCGACGAGCCAAGTTTTGCCGACGACGGCGCGGCTGACCGGGCTGCCCGGCGACGGCCCCCCGGCGCTCTACCGGCCCGAGACGACGCTCCCCGCGGCCCACGGCTGGCCGGGACCGGAGTCGTTCCCGCGCACGTCCGGCACCGGGCGGCTGGCCGACGGGGGGTTCTTCTGGACCGACTACCTCTACGACGACCACGGCGCCACCACGGCATCGACCGGCGGCCCGTCGGTCACGGCCGGCACGCCGTCGTTCGGGACCTACACCTATCCCTCGGGCCCGGCGAGCGGCAACGGCGCCGACATCTTCCGCGCGGCCGTGCTGCTGAAGGGCGACGCCACCTACTGGCGGGTCGACTGGACCACGCTCGCCGACCCGACGGTCCCCGTCGCCGAGTGGACGTTCGACCGCGACGACAACGCGAAGACCGGGACGTCGACCTGGCCGGCCAAGGCCGGCATCACATCGGCGGGCATCGACACCGCCCTCGTGGTCTCGAGCCGCGGCGCGCAGCTCATCGACGTCGCGAGCGGCACGGCCACGCGACTCCCGGTGACCGTCGACCGGGCCGCTCAGTCGTTCGTCGTACGCATTCCGGCGTCGACGCTGACGCCGAACGGCGCCTGGCGGATCCGGCTCGCCGCCGGCGTCGCGGACAAGACCGGCACGACGTTCGCGCAACCGCCCGACGCCACACCGCTGCAGCCGGCCGTCTACAACGTGACGTTTCGCACGCGGGCCCAGGAGACGCCGAAGTACAACTTCTGGGACGACATGGCGCAGACGCAGGCGCTGGACCAGGGCGACGTCAGCGCGTTCTCGGCACTCATCCGCTGGTCCCACCTCGCCGCCCGCACGACCACGCCGGAGGCCCGGCCGACGGGCTGGAGCGACCGCTGGTACGTCTCGTCCGTCGACCTCGGACCCGGCGTGCGCACCGACCCGTCGACGATCGAGGACGGCCAGCCCAACTACCTCGGCCGGGTGCAGCCCTACGGCATCTACGTCCCGACGACGTACGACGCGAAGCACCCGGCGCCGCTGACGTTCCTCTTGCACTCGCTGACACAGAACCACAACCAGTACGCCGCGACGACACCGAACTTCGTGCAGGAGGCCTGCGAGCAGCGCCACTCGATCTGCGTGACGACACTCGGACGCGGGCCCGACGGCTTCTACCACGACTACGCCGAGCTGGACTTCTGGCAGGTCTGGCACGCGGTGGCCTCGGCCTACGCCCTCGACCCGGAACGCACCGTCCTCAGCGGCTACTCGATGGGCGGCATCGGCAGCAACCAGCTCGCGATGCAGCACCCCGACCTCTACGCGAAGTCCGTGACGCTGGCCGGCGGGGTGGGCAACCTGCCCGCCCTGGTCAACCTGCGGTGGGTGCCCACCTATCTCGCCGGCGGCGCGGAGGACGAGCTGGTCTGGGCGACGACGGAGAAGGCCGAGGCCGACGCGCTCGACGCACTCGGCTACCGCTACCGGTGGATGCTCTACCCGGTCCTGGACCACGTCGTCTACGAGCTCGCGGACAGCTTCGCCGACGCGGCCCGCTACATGGGTGACGCGAGTCGCGTCAAAGACCCCGGGCACGTCACGTTCCGGTGGACGCCACGCAGCGAGCAGACCTCGAGCTCGAACCAGCTGTCCCAGGGAGGTATCGCCTGGACGCAGCGTCCCGACCTCGGCATCGGCACGACCGGCGCCTACTGGCTGCGCGACCTGCAGGCCCGCTCCACCGCGAGCGACGCGCAGGTCGACGCGATCAGCGGCGCACGGCCGGACGCCGTGGTGACGCCGGTCCGCAGCCGCACCGTCGACCCGACGAACGCGCCGGAGCCGGCGATCGTCACGCAGCTGACGTGGCGGACGAGTGCGCGCCCGCCCGCGACACCGCGACTGACCCTGCACCTCACGAACGTCGCCGCGCTGACGGTGCTACTGGCCGACGCCGGCTTCAAGCCCGGCACAAAGAGCGTGCTCGACGTCATGACCGACGGGCCGACGCGGCTTCGGCTCGGCACCCGTACCGTGCAGCTCGCCGCCGGGCACCACACCCTCTGGTTCACCGCCTGA
- a CDS encoding DinB family protein: protein METLVAVVRESPQRYRDLFGEGDGPRSRDDGVWSPREYLWHVVDVLRYGAERLWSLSLDPGAGLMPWDERVALSVRDASPMSAVVGLRAMERAADEWLRAAAETPAGVTAEHPELGPMDRDDVVRRNAHEIVHHALDIERGLRHQV, encoded by the coding sequence GTGGAGACGCTCGTCGCCGTGGTGCGCGAGTCGCCCCAGCGATATCGCGACCTGTTCGGCGAAGGAGACGGTCCGCGGTCGCGGGACGACGGCGTGTGGAGTCCGCGCGAATATCTGTGGCACGTCGTCGACGTGCTCCGTTACGGCGCCGAACGCCTGTGGTCTCTCTCGCTGGACCCCGGAGCCGGGCTGATGCCGTGGGACGAGCGGGTGGCGTTGTCGGTGCGTGACGCGTCACCGATGTCGGCGGTCGTCGGTCTGCGTGCGATGGAGCGGGCCGCCGACGAATGGCTCCGCGCAGCAGCCGAGACCCCTGCCGGTGTGACGGCTGAGCACCCCGAACTCGGTCCGATGGACCGCGATGACGTCGTACGACGGAATGCGCACGAGATCGTGCACCACGCGCTCGATATCGAACGCGGCTTGCGGCACCAGGTCTAG